From Paenibacillus graminis, a single genomic window includes:
- a CDS encoding RNA polymerase sigma factor encodes MDPHNEAMAAALAQMCEGSTAAFDEFYGCYAPFVMQIAYRQTQDWMEAEDICHDIFLEVLRKGRAYDASRGTVKAWLAVMTRSRCIDRQRRKARTEPLANPETQLRDQDGPQEDAAVRKLQCEALGHALQSLPANQKKAILGSYYAAHTHQELADSWSVPLGTVKSWIKYGVANMRRQFIKQGWIEQPEGDIPHEPLQKRKS; translated from the coding sequence ATGGACCCCCACAACGAGGCGATGGCCGCAGCACTGGCGCAAATGTGCGAAGGCTCCACAGCCGCGTTTGACGAATTTTATGGCTGCTATGCGCCTTTCGTCATGCAGATCGCCTACCGGCAGACACAGGATTGGATGGAGGCGGAGGATATCTGCCATGATATTTTTTTGGAGGTACTGCGAAAAGGCAGAGCCTACGACGCTTCACGCGGCACGGTCAAAGCCTGGCTGGCGGTAATGACCCGCAGCCGCTGCATCGACAGGCAGCGGCGCAAGGCCCGCACCGAACCGCTCGCCAATCCCGAGACTCAGCTCCGGGATCAGGACGGGCCGCAGGAAGATGCCGCGGTGCGCAAGCTGCAATGCGAAGCGCTGGGTCATGCCCTGCAGTCTCTTCCGGCCAACCAGAAAAAAGCGATTCTCGGCTCCTATTATGCCGCCCACACGCATCAGGAGCTTGCAGATTCCTGGAGCGTCCCGCTGGGCACGGTGAAATCATGGATAAAATACGGTGTTGCCAATATGCGCAGGCAATTCATTAAGCAAGGCTGGATCGAGCAGCCGGAAGGAGACATCCCCCATGAACCGTTACAAAAACGAAAATCCTGA
- a CDS encoding NEW3 domain-containing protein, whose product MLKRCGKPLAALLILLLSGLVWSSNAGLPEAAAAGTVELYTPYVELSAAPGESVTYPVDVINHGTSTAKVGLSFDAGGNFWKYELTAGGRQVQQLAVKGGETQSVNLQLEVPLKINKGSYTFAVNAPGQDSLKLKVNVSEQGTFKTELAVDQSNMEGHSDTTFTYSAVLKNHTAQKQSYALAAQAADGWDVRIKADGNSVTSVALEAGAEKNISIEAKPPEQVKAGTYKIPVTATSGATNTQAELEAVVTGTYGIQLSTSDNLLSTDVKAGGERRINLVITNTGSAPLEDVSLTSQGTPTGWEVSFDPSTVRTIAPGATATTQAVIKSSSNSLPGDYVVTLSAASAAKSATADMRVTVKTSVFWGWIGVLIIAAVIGGIYYLFRKFGRR is encoded by the coding sequence ATGTTAAAACGATGCGGTAAACCGCTGGCGGCACTGCTGATCCTGCTGCTGTCCGGCCTGGTGTGGAGTTCAAATGCAGGACTGCCTGAGGCGGCGGCTGCGGGAACGGTGGAGCTGTACACACCTTATGTCGAGCTGTCTGCGGCACCGGGTGAATCTGTGACCTATCCGGTGGATGTAATTAACCACGGCACGTCTACAGCCAAGGTGGGGCTGTCCTTTGACGCAGGGGGAAACTTCTGGAAGTATGAGCTGACGGCCGGAGGGCGGCAGGTTCAGCAGCTCGCTGTCAAGGGCGGAGAAACACAGAGCGTGAACCTGCAGCTTGAGGTACCGCTGAAGATTAACAAGGGAAGCTACACCTTTGCTGTAAATGCTCCGGGGCAGGATTCGCTGAAGCTTAAAGTCAACGTATCGGAGCAGGGGACCTTCAAAACCGAGCTGGCCGTCGACCAGTCCAATATGGAAGGCCATTCCGACACCACCTTCACATACAGTGCGGTGCTGAAGAACCATACCGCACAGAAGCAGTCCTACGCGCTTGCCGCACAAGCGGCGGACGGATGGGATGTGCGGATCAAGGCAGACGGCAACAGTGTGACTTCTGTTGCGCTGGAGGCCGGAGCAGAGAAGAATATCAGTATCGAAGCCAAACCGCCGGAACAGGTAAAGGCGGGCACCTATAAAATCCCGGTAACGGCGACTAGCGGAGCGACCAATACCCAGGCTGAACTGGAAGCGGTTGTCACCGGGACCTATGGGATTCAGCTCAGCACGTCCGACAATCTGCTGAGCACAGATGTAAAGGCTGGCGGGGAACGGCGGATCAATCTGGTGATTACGAACACAGGCAGCGCTCCGCTTGAGGATGTATCCCTGACTTCGCAGGGTACGCCTACGGGCTGGGAGGTTTCCTTCGATCCTTCTACCGTCCGTACGATTGCGCCGGGAGCAACCGCGACCACCCAGGCCGTCATCAAATCCAGCAGCAATTCGCTGCCGGGGGATTACGTGGTCACGCTCAGCGCCGCTTCCGCAGCCAAATCAGCTACGGCCGATATGCGGGTTACAGTAAAGACCTCTGTATTCTGGGGCTGGATTGGCGTGTTGATTATTGCCGCTGTCATCGGCGGAATCTATTACCTGTTCCGCAAATTCGGAAGACGGTGA
- a CDS encoding ABC transporter ATP-binding protein has protein sequence MDTNIEQRLTSGAANRVYDSGNNEFSPSVIELTGLTKQYGTFTAVDNLSLAIRKGEVFGLLGPNGAGKTTTILMMLGLTERTSGSALICGYDPARYALQVKRRVGYMPDDIGFYEDRTGLDNLIYTARLNGIEAEEAAQSAKRLLEKVGLSGSARAKVGTYSRGMRQRLGLADVLIKNPEVIILDEPTLGIDPEGVRELLVLISELSRNEGITVLLSSHQLQQVQQICDRVGLFVKGRLIACGDIAALSRELNQELRFEVELAVQPWSEELAGRLQAVEGVQGMKTEEWRGDNAPPGSVLATLTCDRNLTSAIAAQVIQSGAELHFITRKEFGLDEIYHRYFERKEEG, from the coding sequence ATGGATACAAATATCGAACAGCGCTTAACATCAGGAGCGGCAAATAGAGTATATGATTCTGGTAACAACGAATTTAGTCCATCTGTTATTGAATTAACTGGCCTGACCAAGCAGTATGGCACCTTTACTGCTGTAGATAACTTAAGCCTTGCGATCCGCAAAGGGGAGGTTTTTGGGCTGCTGGGTCCGAACGGCGCCGGCAAAACAACAACGATTCTAATGATGCTCGGGCTGACGGAGCGCACCTCCGGCAGTGCGCTGATCTGCGGGTATGATCCGGCGCGCTATGCACTGCAGGTCAAGCGCCGGGTGGGTTACATGCCTGATGATATCGGGTTCTACGAAGACCGTACCGGGCTGGATAATTTGATCTATACGGCCCGGCTTAACGGGATTGAAGCGGAGGAAGCGGCGCAGAGCGCGAAGCGGCTGCTGGAAAAGGTCGGCCTGTCCGGCAGCGCGCGGGCCAAGGTAGGCACCTATTCCCGCGGGATGCGGCAGCGGCTGGGACTGGCCGATGTGCTGATCAAGAATCCCGAGGTCATTATTCTGGATGAGCCGACGCTCGGCATCGACCCGGAAGGGGTCAGGGAACTGCTGGTGCTGATTTCGGAACTGAGCCGGAATGAAGGCATCACTGTACTGCTATCCTCTCATCAGCTGCAGCAGGTGCAGCAAATCTGTGACCGGGTGGGACTGTTCGTTAAAGGCCGGCTCATCGCCTGCGGAGATATTGCCGCGCTGTCCAGGGAGCTTAACCAGGAGCTGCGCTTTGAGGTGGAGCTGGCTGTCCAGCCCTGGAGTGAGGAGCTGGCCGGACGTCTGCAGGCGGTCGAAGGCGTGCAGGGAATGAAAACAGAGGAGTGGAGAGGTGACAATGCACCGCCGGGCAGTGTGCTGGCCACCTTGACCTGCGACCGGAATCTGACCTCTGCAATCGCTGCTCAGGTCATACAGAGCGGTGCGGAGCTGCATTTCATCACCCGCAAGGAATTTGGGCTGGATGAGATTTATCATCGTTACTTTGAAAGGAAGGAGGAAGGATGA
- a CDS encoding ABC transporter permease → MMTVKAQNAAAPLRVGWSRLRSLLQGGGKTPERADSRQDGREGGSGSAFWVMVQKEMGDHVRSWRFTILIGIIVLACIGSIYSSISSIKSGGQADQGTAAFLFLKMFTLSSSTLSIPTFTTFLSWLGPLIGISLGFDAVNSERNKGTLGRLLSQPVYRDDFLKAKFTASLLLIAVVVFSLGLLVTGLGLLTIGYPPTPEEFWRILFFLIIATVYIGFWLNLSILFSIRFRQAATSALSGIAAWLFLTLFYSMIISLIDSATVVSQTAPVSEQLRHVHFILALNRLSPTELFSETITTLLSPGIRSLGPLTMDQLVGAISSPLSLGQSLLLVWPQLTGLLAATALCFGLSYYLFMRQEVRSRN, encoded by the coding sequence ATGATGACCGTAAAAGCGCAAAATGCTGCGGCGCCGCTGCGTGTGGGCTGGTCCAGGCTGCGCTCCCTGCTGCAGGGCGGCGGTAAAACCCCCGAGAGGGCAGACAGCAGGCAGGACGGACGGGAAGGAGGCAGCGGCTCAGCCTTCTGGGTCATGGTGCAAAAGGAAATGGGGGATCATGTCCGCAGCTGGCGGTTCACCATCCTGATCGGCATTATCGTATTAGCCTGTATCGGCTCGATCTATTCCTCCATCAGCTCCATTAAGAGCGGAGGACAGGCGGATCAGGGGACGGCGGCTTTTTTATTTCTAAAAATGTTCACGCTGTCCAGCAGCACCCTGTCTATACCGACCTTTACCACCTTTTTGTCCTGGCTGGGTCCGCTGATCGGCATTTCGCTGGGCTTCGACGCAGTGAATTCGGAGCGGAACAAAGGGACTCTGGGACGTCTGCTCTCGCAGCCTGTTTACCGGGATGATTTTTTAAAAGCAAAATTCACCGCTTCACTGCTGCTGATTGCGGTCGTGGTGTTTTCTTTGGGGCTGCTGGTTACAGGGCTTGGCCTGCTTACTATTGGCTATCCGCCGACTCCTGAGGAGTTCTGGCGCATATTGTTTTTTCTGATCATCGCCACAGTCTACATCGGGTTCTGGCTGAATTTGTCCATCCTGTTCTCGATCCGGTTCCGCCAGGCGGCCACCTCCGCCTTGTCCGGTATCGCTGCCTGGCTGTTCCTGACTCTGTTCTACAGCATGATCATCAGCCTGATCGACAGTGCCACCGTCGTCTCCCAGACAGCCCCGGTGAGCGAGCAGCTCCGCCATGTCCATTTCATTCTTGCCCTGAACCGGCTTTCGCCGACTGAGCTGTTCTCCGAGACCATCACCACGCTGCTTTCGCCTGGCATCCGTTCCTTGGGGCCGCTGACGATGGATCAGCTGGTGGGCGCGATCTCCAGCCCGTTATCGCTGGGTCAGAGCCTGCTGCTGGTCTGGCCGCAGCTGACCGGACTGCTTGCAGCAACTGCACTCTGCTTCGGGTTGTCCTATTACTTGTTCATGCGCCAGGAGGTGCGTTCACGGAACTGA
- a CDS encoding M42 family metallopeptidase, which yields MNPETLELFKTLTEFPAAPGFERELRAYVKDALSPYTDEFVQDRLGSLFGVLRGEENGPKIMVAGHFDEVGFMVTGITDKGMIRFQPLGGWLASAVASQRLQIITPKGTLTGVVGSTPIHLQSEEERKQPGDIRKMYIDIGADSREEAQSFGVAPGQQIVPVCPFTPLANPKKIMAKAWDNRYGVGLAIELVQALHGKKLPNTVFAGATVQEEAGLRGARTAANLLQPDIYFALDASAAADMTGDRQAFGHLGQGALLRIYDPSMITHRGLIEYVQDMADTHKIKYQYFVSQGGTDAGQVHVSGIGVPSAVIGICSRYIHTASSIIHSDDYAAAKELLIKLVEGLDRTTLQTILENS from the coding sequence ATGAATCCAGAAACACTTGAACTGTTCAAAACACTGACTGAATTCCCCGCAGCCCCGGGTTTCGAACGTGAATTGCGCGCCTACGTCAAGGATGCACTGTCACCCTATACCGATGAGTTCGTACAGGACCGGCTTGGCAGCCTGTTCGGCGTGCTGCGCGGTGAAGAGAACGGGCCCAAAATCATGGTCGCCGGGCATTTCGACGAAGTTGGCTTTATGGTTACAGGCATTACCGATAAGGGGATGATCCGTTTCCAGCCCCTAGGCGGCTGGCTGGCCTCGGCGGTCGCCTCACAGCGGCTGCAGATTATCACCCCCAAAGGCACACTCACCGGGGTTGTCGGCAGCACTCCGATCCACTTGCAGAGCGAGGAAGAACGGAAGCAGCCAGGCGACATCCGTAAAATGTATATCGATATCGGTGCAGACAGCCGTGAAGAGGCGCAGAGCTTCGGCGTAGCTCCAGGGCAGCAGATCGTCCCGGTCTGCCCGTTCACTCCGCTGGCGAATCCCAAGAAAATTATGGCTAAAGCCTGGGACAACCGCTATGGTGTTGGCCTTGCGATTGAGCTGGTCCAGGCGCTGCACGGCAAGAAATTGCCGAACACTGTCTTCGCCGGGGCAACCGTACAGGAAGAAGCAGGACTGCGCGGTGCGCGCACCGCAGCCAATCTGCTGCAGCCGGATATTTACTTCGCCCTGGATGCCAGCGCCGCCGCCGATATGACCGGCGACCGCCAGGCTTTCGGCCACCTGGGGCAGGGTGCGCTGCTGCGCATTTACGATCCGTCGATGATTACTCACCGCGGACTGATCGAATATGTGCAGGATATGGCTGACACCCATAAGATCAAGTACCAGTATTTTGTCTCGCAGGGAGGCACTGACGCCGGCCAGGTGCATGTCAGCGGAATCGGCGTGCCGTCTGCTGTCATCGGCATCTGTTCCCGCTACATCCATACCGCCTCCTCCATCATTCACAGCGATGATTATGCAGCGGCCAAAGAGCTGCTGATCAAGCTGGTGGAGGGACTGGACCGCACAACCCTTCAGACCATACTTGAGAACAGCTAG
- the spoVAC gene encoding stage V sporulation protein AC yields MPAKTRKSGVKLKLDTLTPDDYEKLSKPYVPSRPVFKNCIRAFLSGGLICLIGQGIQEAFMSIFDMTSKEAASPTVAVLILISVILTSFGVYDKLAQWCGAGTAVPVTGFANSMCSAALEHRAEGLVLGVGANMFKLAGSVIVFGVVAAFVVGIIYAIMGFGGGHL; encoded by the coding sequence TTGCCGGCAAAAACCAGAAAATCAGGTGTTAAGCTGAAGCTTGATACTCTGACCCCGGACGATTATGAAAAATTGTCCAAGCCTTACGTCCCGTCCCGTCCGGTGTTTAAGAACTGCATCCGTGCCTTCCTCTCTGGCGGTTTGATCTGTTTGATCGGACAAGGCATCCAGGAGGCGTTTATGTCGATTTTTGATATGACCTCAAAGGAAGCTGCCAGCCCCACTGTTGCTGTACTGATCCTGATCTCCGTGATTCTGACCAGCTTTGGCGTATACGACAAGCTTGCGCAATGGTGCGGTGCAGGCACGGCAGTTCCTGTCACGGGGTTCGCCAACAGCATGTGCTCCGCAGCGCTTGAGCACCGGGCGGAGGGGCTGGTGCTTGGGGTAGGCGCGAACATGTTCAAGCTGGCTGGATCTGTTATTGTGTTCGGGGTAGTCGCCGCATTTGTCGTAGGCATAATCTATGCCATTATGGGCTTTGGAGGTGGACATTTATGA
- the spoVAD gene encoding stage V sporulation protein AD, with amino-acid sequence MKQLGSQTWQYTTRPVILGSSAVVGPEEGEGPLTSDFDFIYDSLKMGEKTWEKAERALFEKASKLALINASLEQEQLEFFVGGDLMNQIISSSFAARKLGVPYLGVFGACSTSMESLAIAAMIVDSGGGKYALAGTSSHNCTVEKQFRYPTEYGSQKPPTAQYTVTGSGCAVIGRDDGTSAGPHVVMATMGRIMDLGLKDPFNMGAAMAPAAADTITAHFRDTALSPGHYDLIVTGDLASVGLPIAKDLLAKEGIPMEQTEFNDCGLLIYNLDKQKYVIAGGSGCGCSATVTYGHILKRMKKGELKRVLIVATGALLSPLSYQQGETIPCVAHAVALEMGGDGA; translated from the coding sequence ATGAAGCAGCTTGGCAGCCAGACGTGGCAGTATACTACCCGTCCGGTTATTCTCGGCTCCTCTGCAGTTGTTGGCCCAGAGGAAGGGGAGGGGCCTCTGACTTCAGATTTTGATTTTATTTATGACTCGCTGAAAATGGGTGAGAAAACATGGGAGAAGGCCGAGCGCGCCCTTTTCGAAAAAGCCTCCAAGCTGGCGCTCATCAATGCTTCGCTGGAGCAGGAACAACTGGAGTTTTTTGTGGGCGGCGACCTGATGAATCAGATCATCAGCAGCTCCTTTGCCGCAAGAAAGCTTGGTGTGCCATACCTGGGGGTATTTGGAGCCTGCTCCACTTCCATGGAGAGTTTGGCTATTGCCGCAATGATCGTAGATTCCGGCGGCGGCAAATATGCACTGGCGGGAACATCCAGCCATAACTGTACTGTTGAGAAGCAGTTTCGCTATCCCACCGAATACGGCTCGCAAAAACCTCCAACGGCCCAATATACCGTTACAGGCTCAGGCTGTGCGGTCATCGGCCGGGATGACGGCACTTCAGCGGGGCCGCATGTCGTTATGGCAACGATGGGCCGCATTATGGACCTTGGCCTCAAGGACCCTTTTAATATGGGGGCTGCCATGGCTCCGGCCGCTGCGGATACGATTACCGCACATTTCCGCGACACCGCCCTTTCGCCCGGGCATTACGATCTGATTGTTACCGGAGACCTTGCCAGCGTAGGCCTGCCGATTGCCAAGGATTTATTGGCTAAGGAAGGCATTCCCATGGAACAGACGGAATTTAATGACTGCGGCCTGCTGATCTATAATCTGGACAAACAGAAATATGTAATTGCCGGGGGCAGCGGCTGTGGCTGCTCTGCAACGGTAACCTACGGTCATATCCTCAAGCGGATGAAAAAAGGCGAGCTGAAGCGGGTGCTGATTGTGGCCACCGGAGCACTGCTCTCGCCGCTGTCTTACCAGCAGGGGGAGACGATTCCATGTGTGGCCCATGCTGTAGCTCTGGAGATGGGGGGTGATGGAGCATGA
- the spoVAE gene encoding stage V sporulation protein AE encodes MIYLWAFLVGGAICVIGQLLMDVLALTPAHTMSTLVVAGAAADAFGIYDPLVKFAGAGASVPITSFGNSLVHGALTELERDGWIGVVTGIFDVTSAGISAAIVFSFLAALVVRPKG; translated from the coding sequence ATGATCTATTTATGGGCTTTTCTGGTTGGGGGTGCCATCTGTGTCATCGGCCAGTTGTTGATGGATGTGCTGGCGCTGACACCTGCCCATACCATGAGTACGCTGGTGGTGGCCGGAGCTGCCGCTGACGCCTTTGGCATATACGATCCGCTCGTGAAATTTGCCGGTGCCGGGGCGAGTGTGCCGATTACCAGCTTCGGGAATTCCCTGGTGCACGGGGCGCTGACCGAGCTGGAACGGGATGGCTGGATTGGAGTCGTTACCGGCATATTTGATGTAACCAGTGCAGGGATCTCAGCCGCCATAGTGTTCTCGTTCCTGGCCGCGCTTGTTGTGCGCCCGAAGGGCTAA
- a CDS encoding methyl-accepting chemotaxis protein: protein MQNQRLTNIIWLRTKIIICAFWVVALLGVVVAFQVPDLWISNAVVVPLSAVLTVLHLKKKGTLVIPWVFTVIIGALSVYLNQGEVNIPLALLFCSMLLFYPNYHYFAIAAGVNAVNIFIQVVTGHSEAGANPDFLAYVGGFGMFVLISAVMLGVSIVNRKLFLRSEQQRQEVEASGTQVEYLLERVKTAVDGLYAFTGNFKDEVEMVDAITNEVVIGFQEVSKGIEYQASSIADITESISVSDQHIRDVAGYSREMKQLSSDTAEVSEEGSSNISLLTGQFAELREVMNNTSGQMQEFSQRSLDMHTMLDGIMQISRQTNLLALNASIEAARAGEHGRGFAVVAGEVRKLAESSGQTADSISEVLASLRQQTDGLIAQFGQSLEILHTGSESAQNTEKVFQSIQTNAHKVLAQAGDVEQSSAGMKHFSEKVVGEITEFSSVTEQSSAATEEILAGVEEQRNITRHMVESFKQLESLIVGLNELVSGEGAGTKREE, encoded by the coding sequence TTGCAGAATCAAAGATTAACAAACATTATTTGGTTGAGAACCAAAATTATTATCTGTGCCTTTTGGGTTGTGGCCCTGCTTGGCGTCGTTGTGGCATTTCAAGTGCCGGACTTGTGGATTAGCAATGCAGTTGTGGTTCCTTTGAGTGCCGTTTTGACCGTGCTTCATCTCAAGAAAAAAGGAACCCTCGTCATCCCTTGGGTGTTTACCGTTATTATTGGAGCGTTATCCGTGTACCTGAACCAGGGTGAGGTTAACATTCCGCTGGCGCTGCTGTTTTGCTCGATGCTGCTGTTTTACCCGAATTATCATTATTTTGCGATTGCGGCGGGCGTGAATGCTGTTAATATCTTTATTCAGGTCGTTACAGGACACTCAGAGGCTGGTGCCAATCCGGATTTCCTGGCCTATGTGGGCGGATTTGGCATGTTTGTGCTAATCAGCGCCGTTATGCTTGGCGTATCCATTGTAAACCGCAAGCTCTTCCTTCGAAGCGAGCAGCAGCGGCAGGAGGTCGAGGCTTCAGGCACACAGGTGGAATATTTGCTGGAACGTGTGAAAACGGCAGTAGACGGGCTGTATGCTTTTACCGGGAATTTCAAAGATGAAGTGGAGATGGTCGACGCCATTACCAATGAAGTCGTTATCGGATTTCAGGAAGTCTCCAAAGGCATTGAATATCAGGCAAGCAGTATTGCGGATATCACCGAGTCCATTTCCGTATCAGATCAGCACATCCGCGATGTGGCCGGCTATTCCCGGGAAATGAAGCAGCTGTCCTCGGACACGGCAGAGGTCAGCGAAGAGGGCAGCAGCAATATCTCCCTGCTTACAGGCCAATTCGCTGAACTGCGGGAAGTCATGAACAACACCTCCGGGCAGATGCAGGAATTCTCACAGCGGAGTCTGGACATGCACACGATGCTTGACGGAATTATGCAAATTTCACGGCAGACTAATCTGCTGGCATTGAATGCTTCTATAGAAGCGGCACGAGCCGGGGAGCATGGCCGGGGGTTTGCCGTAGTGGCCGGGGAGGTTCGCAAGCTTGCCGAAAGCTCCGGGCAAACAGCGGATTCCATCAGTGAGGTGCTTGCAAGCCTCCGGCAGCAGACCGATGGGCTGATCGCACAGTTTGGACAGAGCCTTGAGATTCTGCATACGGGCAGCGAGTCCGCACAGAACACAGAGAAGGTGTTCCAGTCCATCCAGACCAACGCCCACAAGGTACTGGCACAGGCCGGGGATGTGGAGCAAAGCTCAGCGGGTATGAAGCATTTTTCCGAAAAGGTGGTCGGAGAAATTACGGAGTTTTCCAGTGTAACCGAGCAGTCCAGCGCCGCAACGGAAGAAATTCTGGCAGGCGTGGAGGAGCAGCGCAACATCACCCGTCACATGGTGGAAAGCTTCAAACAGCTGGAGAGCCTGATTGTCGGACTGAACGAACTGGTTTCGGGCGAAGGCGCAGGTACTAAGAGAGAAGAATAG
- a CDS encoding AAA family ATPase has product MPVRQESMQIMNAVRNNLESCILGKSFEIELLLTALLAGGHVLIEDVPGTGKTQLIRALSRSMSGEYRRIQCNPDILPSDITGVSVYHPRDEMFHFRPGPVMTNILLADEINRATTKTQSALLEVMEERNVTVDGETYPLPHPFMLCATQNPIDFEGTYTLPEAQLDRFMLRISLGYPDADTEKNLLMSHQEGQPVDRLSPVTGMDQIAAIQEEIRSVYISDPVLNYLLDVVRQTREHPLVLLGASPRASLSFMMACKAYAFLQERDYVLPDDVKILTPYALGHRILLRPESRLDNVNVDTLLQKLLQSIHVPVTMRQ; this is encoded by the coding sequence ATGCCCGTACGTCAAGAATCCATGCAAATTATGAACGCTGTACGCAATAATCTGGAATCCTGTATTCTTGGTAAATCATTTGAAATAGAGCTGCTGCTGACTGCTCTGCTTGCCGGCGGACATGTTCTGATCGAAGATGTGCCGGGAACGGGCAAAACCCAGCTTATACGGGCGCTGTCAAGATCCATGTCCGGTGAATACCGCCGGATTCAGTGCAATCCGGACATTCTGCCAAGCGATATCACCGGGGTGTCCGTCTATCATCCGCGCGATGAAATGTTCCATTTCCGTCCGGGCCCGGTCATGACCAATATTCTTCTCGCCGATGAGATCAACCGCGCCACCACCAAAACGCAGTCTGCACTGCTTGAAGTGATGGAGGAGCGGAATGTTACTGTGGATGGAGAGACGTATCCGCTTCCTCATCCGTTTATGCTCTGTGCAACGCAGAATCCCATTGACTTTGAAGGCACCTATACGCTGCCGGAAGCCCAGCTTGACCGCTTTATGCTGCGGATCAGCCTGGGTTATCCGGATGCGGATACCGAGAAGAATCTGCTGATGAGCCATCAGGAGGGCCAGCCGGTGGACAGGCTGTCCCCCGTTACCGGCATGGACCAGATTGCAGCCATTCAGGAGGAAATCCGCTCTGTCTACATCAGTGATCCCGTTCTGAATTATCTGCTGGATGTGGTCCGGCAGACCCGGGAACACCCGCTGGTGCTGCTCGGGGCAAGCCCCCGGGCTTCGCTCTCGTTCATGATGGCCTGCAAGGCTTATGCGTTCCTGCAGGAACGCGATTATGTGCTGCCTGATGATGTGAAGATTCTGACCCCTTATGCCCTGGGACACCGTATTCTGCTGCGTCCGGAGTCGCGTCTGGACAACGTTAATGTGGACACGCTGCTGCAGAAGCTGCTGCAGAGCATTCACGTGCCTGTCACGATGAGGCAGTAA
- a CDS encoding DUF58 domain-containing protein yields MKSYLSGAAAVIQPGKLAGVLAIWGITLLYVLFQGGKTSFMLFIMVTVLLLYLIIGGLGGVRRARGTRSLYSEQDKPDLLYAGGFLRVKLSIAIPGFLPLPYVVVREILKRHNGESWVFEESLIPNLKGRGELHFQTPALERGHYTFEGTDILAEDIFGLVEHKGTFHAEGQFRVLPRSVFVPRWQLYERRARLAGPQASLVPSRRETTQINGVRDYVYGDRLTRIHWNATAKTGDWKSKEFEHESIPKTVLVLDGSASAYGSSNQFELAVSVTSSLLGYGIRERIGIGMCCLDKNTKVFSPAEGSAERQKMIQYLIDINAEGRGPLITRLEKAYRMFPKGSYFVLISPQSGQPVLDVLRWAESRGMTPSQIHVHNPAAKNRNQEWMDVLASRGITGCSVSSLQELPAVLGGDRVI; encoded by the coding sequence ATGAAGAGCTATCTATCCGGGGCTGCGGCGGTCATCCAGCCCGGCAAACTCGCCGGAGTTCTCGCCATTTGGGGCATCACGCTGCTCTATGTACTCTTTCAGGGCGGCAAAACTTCCTTCATGCTGTTTATCATGGTCACAGTGCTGCTGCTGTATTTAATCATCGGGGGCCTGGGCGGCGTCCGCCGGGCCAGAGGCACACGCAGCCTGTATTCCGAGCAGGACAAGCCTGATTTATTATATGCCGGCGGGTTCCTGCGGGTGAAGCTGAGCATTGCCATTCCGGGTTTTTTGCCCTTGCCGTATGTAGTGGTAAGAGAAATACTGAAGCGCCACAACGGGGAATCCTGGGTTTTCGAGGAGAGTCTCATCCCGAACCTGAAGGGCAGGGGGGAACTGCATTTTCAGACTCCGGCGCTTGAACGGGGCCATTATACCTTTGAAGGTACGGATATCCTCGCGGAGGATATCTTCGGTCTTGTGGAGCACAAAGGAACGTTTCACGCCGAGGGCCAATTCCGCGTTCTGCCGCGCTCGGTATTCGTTCCGCGCTGGCAGCTGTATGAGCGGAGAGCCCGGCTGGCCGGGCCACAGGCTTCCCTGGTTCCCTCGCGGCGCGAGACTACGCAAATCAACGGCGTCCGCGATTACGTCTACGGTGACCGGCTGACCCGCATTCACTGGAACGCCACAGCCAAGACAGGCGACTGGAAGTCGAAGGAATTCGAGCACGAATCTATTCCCAAAACCGTGCTGGTGCTGGACGGCAGCGCTTCAGCCTATGGCAGCAGCAATCAGTTCGAGCTTGCCGTTTCGGTCACTTCCTCGCTGCTGGGTTACGGCATCCGGGAGCGGATCGGGATCGGCATGTGCTGCCTGGATAAGAACACGAAGGTGTTCAGTCCTGCGGAGGGCAGCGCGGAACGCCAGAAAATGATCCAATATTTAATCGATATCAATGCTGAAGGCCGGGGACCGCTGATTACAAGGCTGGAGAAGGCGTACCGCATGTTCCCCAAAGGTTCCTATTTTGTGCTGATCAGCCCGCAGTCGGGCCAGCCGGTATTGGATGTGCTGCGCTGGGCAGAGAGCCGGGGGATGACGCCTTCGCAGATTCATGTGCATAACCCGGCTGCCAAGAACCGCAACCAGGAGTGGATGGATGTGCTGGCATCACGCGGCATAACAGGCTGCAGTGTGAGTTCGCTGCAGGAGCTCCCCGCGGTGCTCGGAGGTGACAGAGTCATATGA